GTGAGTAGACATGAGGTATGGTTGCCCACTTTGATGGAGTTTATTCTTGAGTCTCGATCTGTTCAACTTAATTGCATGCTTTTTATGGGGGAAAAAACCTTAATTGCATTTTATCGTATTCTAAGTGATTGATGTAATGTCTCATTTCACTTGTAATCTGTTTACCTACTAAATTTTAGATTTGATTAGCCCCAATAACTGTCATGCAGTTATATTGGCTGGCGATATTCAAATTGAACAGTCAAGGAACTGAGTTCAAGTCTGCGGGGCCTTTAGGATAGTTTAGGTCGAAGATACTTGTTGTATTGATGGTTCATTAGAGCTTAGAGGCATGTCATGGTAAGGGTTGTTTATCATGGATTCATGGGCCAATTTAAGGATATTTGGGTgctatcaattatatttataaaagttGATTTGTGGTCTGTGAAGTCTTCCATATCAAATTCTTCAAAACTCAGAAATGAAATAATAAGTGAATCAGAGTCAAGGAAACAGGTCTAGGGTAGACTTCAGATTGAGGAATTCATATATGAACttggtgaaaaacaaaagaacccTTTGTAATATTAATTGGTAGCTTGCCTATCCCACTTAGAGATTAGTTGCATTACTTTAGTGTGACCCAAAAGCCTTGAGCTatgtaatttggttttaaaccTTTTCACTTTGAGCACTTGAATGTATATGCATATTTGGTCTATGTTCACTTATCTTTAGGCTACCAGTTAGTTTTACAAACCTAACAGCTCTAGGATAGTTGAATACTTGATTTGAGTCAACCGAAATATTTTTAGTCTATTCTTTTTTCCCCTTTGGCATGTTTAACTCTTTCTACTGGCTTacctttcattttgtttttttcgTTGTATATTTCAAAATTTGGTTGCCACTGTTCAATTTTTGCCATATTTGAAAAATGGCCGAGAGAAGCAGTGGATTGTTACTATTATAATTGCAAGGTTGGTTCCACTGCACATGTAACTAAAATTTCTCTGAATTTTATGCCTGGTATTTCCAGGAACATTTAGGGTGGACATTGGTAGTTTTCTAAGTGAAACTTATCTGTATATTTCATTGAGTTTTAATCTTTATGTATGGTGTCTCTAAGGACGTGTGATATATTGACTGATAATTTGACATGGCCTTTCTTTAGGGAGTGCCTCAAGGTCTGTTATGCAGAGTACATTATCTAAAGGAAGTACTTCTCCTTCCAGCTCTTACTAGAGGAGACATGAAAATAATTGGGGGCCTTGCATGCTTGTTGTCAGAAATTGGGCAGGCTGTAAGTAATGGAACAGTAATTTCATTAATTTGTGTTTCCTTGGATTTCTGAATACTTGTTACGTAtaccttctttttgttttctgttggAATTACACTGATAAAGCAACTACACACTAACCGTGACACTTTATTTAACTTTCTGTTTACTGTTATGAGAGCAGCTGAGTTTCTTGTGGTTGCTCATGTTGACatgtttattgattttttttagcaCTTTATACTCATGCATGTCTCATTTAACTTCTCATACTTGTTGAATGTATGCTAGGCTCCGTCCCTTATAGTAGAAGCAAGTCCAGAAGCCCTTGCATTGGCAGATGCACTCCTGAGGTGAATTGCAACAATTTATTTAGAATCCTTTATTGCTATAGTCCTATCCAATCATTTGGTTGCCAAAGAATCAAggagttttatttgtttttttaatgaGCTTCCAGTCaatgaaattattaaatgtgACCTTTATGCTGTATTGCACATAAGATGCTTTTCCATTAAAATCTAGCCATATATAAAGGTCATAAATATTTGGTAACAGTTGTATTTGGGAACTTTCATAGGTACTTTCTcatgtttttagagttttgcATATTTCTAATAAGCTTACTTGCATAAAGCACCTTATTTTAGATATTTGGTTTTGGATTGTGACTAAGCTACTGAATATGCGAGCAGCTGCGTGGCATTTCCATGTGAAGATTGGGAGATTGCAGACTCTACACTGCAGTTTTGGTAATGCCATTTTCAGCAGGCTTCCAATTTGTTTATGTAGTACCTGCCTCTACTTGTCAATTGTTGTACATGTGAATGTGTGATATATGTTGATTGTCTCTCtgttctctcttctttttctatgtCTTGTTGACTGTGATAGAGTTGCTTGCCTATGTTTATTCACTAAAGTATTTGGAGCATTTTCCAATTGAGATTAATTGGTTATGCATAGTTTCTTCATTTTCTCTATACTCGCATACTAAATCATGCTGCTGTTTCAACCTAGTTGATGTGTCGTAACTCATAAGCCGAGTTTATCAGCGATTGTTATTTTGATTGCTATGCACCTGTGTATGAGAATGATTACAGGATTTTAGTCTTGTTGTCTTGTATATGAATCCTTAAATCCTGAAATGCCGATAGATTTGAAATTCTTGCTGTACACTTGAGCTTCTTTAGTTTCTTTAAGATTTTTTCCCccgttatttttttcttttatcctttCATTCTATCTTCCGTGCCTTTAAAGACAATGTCTTAGTACAGTCAGCATGAACGTGATATATCTTGTTTCAGGTCCTCTCTTGCAAGCTATATCCTTTGCCTTGATGAGGATGGTGCAAAACATAGGAAACATGTGGAGGAAACTTTTTCACCTGTCTTCTCAGCATTACttgattcattgttgttgcGATCTCAGGTTTATTTTCAGTCTGTTTGTATTATCCATTACGTGCCTTGATTAATGTATTGTTTCTTGTCTGACCCCTTTTCTAGCCCAGGAAGGATAGGGGTTTGATGTTggctttattatttttggtttattttgatGGGATTGACATCGTAAATTAAGAGAGTTCTCTACTTCTAACTTCTCAGTGCTTGGAGCCACATTGGATGTAACACTTTAAGCTGAATTTAAATATATCATAGCGCAAGCAAGACATCaatattgttatttattatCTGAACCATATTTTGCGTAAGTTGTTTTTAACCCAAAAAAGGAAGTTGGGTTCAGTTGATCCTACATAGCGCGAACATATAGCCACTGCTTTACTGAAGATTCGGTCTCAGAAACACTTAGAGGCTGTTGAAGAATTATGAATTCAGGATTAAGGAAAATAAAAGATCGAATGCAAGTACAGGCTAAGTCCATCAATAAGAAGACTAATAACGATAAGCACATTAGGAATATGACAGAAATCAGAAATAGTAGGAATCGCTTCCTCAACATGACAAATTGGGGccataatattataattaaattaaggaTATTCTCAATACTCTGTAGTATTTGACGTTAATAGAAAACATTCCTAATATTTGCTACCAGTGTAAATCCATTTGCAGGAAGCAGTTAGAACAGGAGTGGAACTTTTTCTCTAGGTGGTAAAAAGGCCTTAGGAAATAACCCTTGAAGAGGTACTTTGTAGTTTCAATCCCTTGTGGTGAGAGGTGCTAAATAGGTCACACCTAATTGAAGAAATGGATTAACAGATGATAGCAGTAAAATATTTGACCTTCCATGCACCCTTAAGAGAATGCCATGTGTTTCTATTAAGGGATATTCCCATTGTAGACAAACTTGTGTTGATGGTAGAAAATACTTTCAAAAGAAGCTTGAAAgtcttttatttgttaaatagcGTGAAGGAAGTTTGCAAACTACTAATGATTTTCTTTTACTGTTCTAGTTGATATTTCAGGTTTAAAGACTATTGGATATAGCATTTTACTATACTTTTTACCTCTTGAGACTTGACAATAGATTTATGCTAATAATAgttgacctttttttttgtgtctGTAGTTGACATTATTTGCTGGCTAGATTATAATAGGCACAATTTAATAGAagtaaactaaattaataatcgGGATATGTCccatttaagtttttatttaatatactaCATAAGTACATATATGAAACAAATGTTTACTTGCGTATTGTTTTTGTGTGCATAAATAAAACAGCTGTTGCTCAAGAAGTCAGCTtcattgtttgtttgttttgtttttgtttgttgttGGCATAGAAGAGTGATTGAGTTGCCTGATGGTCTTGTCCATTTCAGGATGAATCTAGTAGAACTTTTTGTGGATATATGTCACCTTTTAGGATCTTCCATATTTATACAAAAGGTATTTTGGATAGTTCCATTGATTTTAATTCGTTTTTGAGTTAATTTCCGCATCTCCTGGGCTATGTTGTGTGTTTTATACCTTGATCATGGTGTGATTATACACTGGTATtagttatttattatataataactgCAATACTCACTACTTGTGAATCTATTTGATCATTTTAGGTTATTGTAAACAGATAGTGAGGATAATAGCTAGATTAATAGAGATATCATATCATCTTTTAACATACCTATTGATATATTTACCCaccaattaaagaaataaaatattgtttccctgtgtttgatgaagaaccttagtagaaggaaagaaaagatagGCAGAAGAAGGTATGCTCTGCTAGAGCAAAAATGTAAAAGCAAAGCTAGGCTGATGATGCTTTAATAGAATCAAGCTGAAGGAGAAGAAATTCCACCTCAGATATCTGAATGATATTTTTAGCTAGTCTTATTAAAAACAAGTAAGCATTTATATTTGTATAATTTGTTGCAAAGAGCCAATGATCACAGAGATTAATTCTTATGAGGAGCATTAATTCATATTTATGATGGATTCAACATGAACTTACAGAGAGAACTGTTGTTAATCCAAATAATCTTTATCATCTATAGTAATAGTATTGAGTAATAATAATTTACTTCTTGATTAGTCTTTTGAGCTTGGAATTCTTGATATGTTGAAACAAGAAGGAGCTCAGACCAGTGGAAAAAAGGGACTGAACGGGCTACTTTGCTGAATGATTTTGAATAGATCTTGTTATGATATAAAGAAAGCTGGGCTGCTGGAGACAGAATCATAAGTTTGCCTTGGCTAAGGACTATGATCCAAATTGGAAGCCTTTCCAATAATGTGGGTATAAGTAGGATTAAAAGAGCTTGATTAAGAGCCATTTTGGTGTTTGTTGAAAAATAAGGTTACAGGACTTAATCGTTACATCTGGTTTTTATCAAGGCTGCTGAGACAGCACTGGGGACAACCTGTGAAGGTGTTTGCCAAGTTTCAGTGTGGAGGAAAAATTGGTGCTAGTACTTGCTTCACTTTTATCTTTGGTTCCTAAGAAATGGTGCATGGTAAACCCATTAGTGTggtcatttttctttttgtctggATAGAGTGTTGAGCCTTGAGAGATACTATTTCAGAAACTAAGTGCATTTACTTCAGGTAACAATACTTGGGATGTTGTTTTTTTGCCAGGAGTGGTAGATAATGCAACACTTAACAAAAAACAGTTTGTTTCTTAAACTTGATTTTGAGAAAGCTTTGATTAGtccactttttttattttaattatttggaaaTGGATTTGGAGGATTGGTGCTTTGGTTCCGTGTGGGAAACAGAGGTACCTTCCCTGTGATGATAAATGGTGAGCCCAAAACATGGTTTTGCAATCAAAAGGGTGTTGGATAGGGAGGTCTTTGATCTTATTTTACTTATTACTAACCATATATCTAGAGAATTTCCCAATGACCTTATTTAAAGTGGGTTTGAGGGCATTGTTGTTTCTTATTTGCTAGTTGCTGATTAGATGGGACATAGAAAAGATTTTCCTTCGCTGTTCTCTCTCTTTGAGTGGTGATACCTGGCATTGGAGTGTTTGCTGGGACTAGTCAAAGGGCTAGTGCACCAGCTAACGTGGTCTCTAAGACTGCTAATTGTGGTGGGATGTTAGGTCAGCTGCAAGTTATTAGCTTTAGGTTCCAACATTGGAAGTATGGGATTCTGGTGCTTGGGCTGTTCAATTTCAGCGTGTAGNATTTTGCTTATTACTAACCTTATATCTAGAGAATTTCCCAATGACCTTATTTAAAGTGGGTTTGAGGGCATTGTTGTTTCTTATTTGCTAGTTGCTGATTAGATGGGACATAGAAAAGATTTTCCTTCGCCGTTCTCTCTCTTTGAGTGGTGATACCTGGCATTGGAGTGTTTGCTGGGACTAGTCAAAGGGCTAGTGCACCAGCTAACGTGGTCTCTAAGACTGCTAATTGTGGTGGGATGTTAGGATCCAGCTGCAAGTTATTAGCTTTAGGTTCCAACATTGGAAGTATGGGATTCTGGTGCTTGGGCTGTTCAATTTCAGCGTGTAGNNNNNNNNNNNNNNNNNNNNNNNNNAGGATACCTACAGACTGTTTTCCGACCGCAAGATATATGTATAAAGCAGAGGCTGTCTCAGTAGAGCTGCTAAGAATTATAATTGTGCTCAACATTCCTATCAGAGTCCTTTTGGATCTGCTTGACTCAGCTCATGTCTTCTCAGCTTAAACTTGTACTTCTATTTTACATCCCCTATTAGATTGGATGTATATGTTAAACTTGTTTACATTGATAGTGTATTAAAATGAAATTCTTAGCTCCAAAATTGTAGTTTTCTATGAAAATGAAGACCAAGGAAGTCAAcgtcattcattcattcattctggtaattagtttataaaatattCCAAGGTTTTACTATATAGCTCATCTCCTAAATCCATTTCTGAGCAGCGTGGTATAGTACTTTGGATATTTTTGCTAATTACTTTACTAGGAAGTTATTTGTTTATTAGATTTTTGAATGGGAAATATTCTGTTATCCAGTCGTTCTGGTTCATTTAAATGTAAATGATATGCTTTCATAGATACCtcaatcatattttttgttAGACAGTTACTTGATCATCGGTAGATCATGTCATTTTCGTTAACTTGCAGCTCTTTATTGCTGGGTGGGCATCTCCAAATCTACCAATCCCTTGGAAGGAAGTGGAAAGCAAGCTGTTTGCTCTTAATGCTGTGAGTGCCACTTGCTGCTTCAATTGGATACCATATTAGCATCTTAATGACAGCATTGAGTCTATTGATTTGGCATGCAGCAAAACAAAGAACTGAGAAACTGAGTATAATGTTTGCATAGTGTAAtgcttttcttcttttagtttTGCATGTTTGCTTTTATAATACTTCAGCTCCTACTCATGTGGTGGTTGTCCCTTTCTGTTATATGTCTACCTGGCATTGTTCTTTAGGGTATTGGGATATTGAAAGCTAGTACACTGTTAAACCTTTAACAGCTATAAACTAGTGCAGCTCTACCCAATTTATTTATGGTAATTTATCCCTTGTTTCAGGCCGCTGATGTGATAATACAGAATGGCCAGAGTTTTGATTTCTCTATGGTCATGCAGATTGTGACCATGTTGTCCACAAAGCCGTCAGATGGGTTGAAGGGTTTCAACTGCATTGTGGGTTCTATAAGAATACTCTCTCATTTCCTCATTCACATTTGTTTCTAAGGGTGTTTCTTATTATCTTGTCCATCTAAAGGTCTAATTTCATTTTAGGTATACAGATCTCTAGCAGAGGTGATTGGTTCCTATTCTAAGTGGATATCATCTTTTAAGGAAAATTTTAGGCCCTTGTTGTGAGTACTCACAATCTCCACTTTGTTGTAGTATATGCATATTTAATGGAATAATTGGTCTTgtctcattatttttaattttctattacaTGCTCATTTAGGTTGGATAGATATATCTTATCAAGATTTATCATTTGTAtaatcaaacttaaaataacTATGTTGAACATGATTGACTAATTGCTGATTTGATCATTATTGATATTCATATGTTATGTTCTGATGCAAACTTTCTACTTTCAGATTATTTCTTGCTATAGGGATTTCAGAGCCTCTATCCTCAAATGCTTGTGCATCTACCCTGCGGAAAGTCTGTGAGGATGCTTCTATAGTAATTTATGAACCTTCAAATTTGGAAGTTCTGATGTGGATAGGGGAGGTAAGCTACTCTCCATGTTTCAGTGGCACAAATATCCAACTGAAAATATCATGCTTTGAGTTGATGATGTAACAAGTGATTGGATTTCtgttgttatttcttttttcgTATGAGCCAAGCCAATAGGATGAACTGAAAAAGTTCTGCATCATGAACTATGTAACGTTCACATcaatatctattctattatattgccgcgaaaaagaaagtaacatgAAAGCAAAGGAGATGCAGAAAATATTTAGAGTAAAAGATGCCATGCCGCCACTCGGACTCGAACCGAGATGCTCTAGCACTGCTTCCTAAGAGCAGCGTGTCTACCAATTTCATGgagttttgaaaaatccaaacatCTCAGAAATAGATAGAGAGGTAGGAATTTATCGAACGAACCGCACTCCTTCGTATACGTCAGGAGTCCATTGATGAGAAAGGGCTGGGGAAAGCTTGAACCCAATTCCTACAGTGATGAATATAAGCGCAATTCTACATTTTTAGCACTTTTGAGTTTTTCTTTGTGATGTATATACATGGCTAAAAATTGTCAGCTTAATGTAAATGGAAgttcttgtgttctttctttctttttaattttttttcagaaGCATTATCTAATTTCCCAATTCAGTGTATGATATCTTTATCAGATATATTGAATATTGTATTTTCCTTTGGCCACTTATGTAATGCCTATCCTTGTAGGGGCTAGACAAGTGGCATTTATCAATGGAAGATGAGGAAGAAGTAATGAATGCTATAAGTCTGATCCTTAGTTCTGTTCCCAACAGAGAACTGAAGAGCAACTTATTGGCTAGATTTCTTTCTTCTAGCTATGAAGCAATTGGGAAACTTGTGAGCCCCATTTTTCCTTCTTGAACACTAATTTGGGTTTTGACTCTGATTCCTGTTTTGACTGGATCTACTGAGATGGATTTTTCAACCATAATCTATTGGAGTTGATTCACCTCTATGATTTTGCAATctgtttttatatataataattttctgAAGGAACTTGTTTGGGATGATTCTGTATGTAGCTTGCTCTATGAATTGGAGGATCTgatcttatatattttttaggttGATCCAGAGACCAGCCATTCTCTTAAGCAGAGCCCTGCTTCCTATATGCAAGTTTTGAATGCTGCCTCTAGAGGGTTACACAGGTATGCCAGTGAATACTATGTTTGGGATGTTCTGAAATTTTTGTACTTGGGGTAGACCAAGATAGTTGATGTAAATATTACGAGGAACAATGGTAGTGTTTACATTACAGTGTTTGAATGGTCTGTATGGGGTTCAAAAGGCAGGGGAActtaattactttaatttaattcctgctattttttatttttattttttatttttactgttTGTATAAGATAATTGCATTGCCTTCAATTGAAAAATACTCAATAGGGGTAAGacaattaaattagttttcttTTACAATATAATTATGTGGAGAAGTCCGAATGAAAGTATACAACCTTCACCACCCAAAAAGAAACCCATAAAACCACCGGTATGAAGTCAGGCAATTCCTTATTATTCAGGTAGCTTCCTTTGTGCTGTacattaaacaaataataaaaataaaaaatttcccGGAACTAGAATGCTAGGTCagtgataaataaaatacataaaattcaTACACCCTTTAGCTGCTGAATATGATGTAATAATATTGGCAAGGTAAGGGGGAAGAGAAGTAAAACAGAACATGACATGGTGACTTTGAAGCGTCAGTGAAAAGGGATGTTGAAATCAATATGTTCTACTCATAACAAAGTAAGTTATCTTTGTTGCAAGTTGTCGATGCCATCCTGTCTAAGATCTCACACTCCAACATTTCGTGCTTGCATGGAATTGATGTTAAATAACCATTCATATGCCTATACCTTGCACCTTCTGCTTTTGTGATAAGTGATTttttatggtatcagagcttctATAGCCAAAAAGGTTTAAAGTTTTGATCCTTGATGCTCCAAAGAATTTAAGCACGACAAAAATAAACCCATGCATAGTTCATGTTTCAAACCCAAAAGAGGCCATTGCGTGAGGAGACCGATTATGTATATAATCATTCATGTGCTTCTACTTAATAGTTTAAACTTTTAGGATAAGTGGTTTCATGAAAATAGGTTTCATTTTATGGGATTTTGTTCAGCCTTTTCTTCATTAGTTGTCTTTTTTTAGGTATTGGGATTTTCATAGTAGACTATGTTTGTCATGGTTATTCTTTCTGATCCTGCTCTCAATCCTGTAAATTCAGAATGGGAACTGTATTCAATCATCTTTCTATATCTGCGGTGGCTGAACCTGCTGCAGATGACTCCATACTTTCACTCTTACGGGTCTTCTGGCCCATCTTGGAGAAAGTTTTTAGCTCTGAACATATGGAGAGTAGTAATTTATCCATGGCAGCTTGCCGAGCTCTTTCGCTAGCTATTCAATCTTCAGGTTTGTTATATTCATTTTGGACTTGTCTGGCAACATTTCATGAATGGCTCCCATGAGAAgtattttctttgatattttggatgTGCAGGTCAGCATTTTGCAACATTATTGCCGAAAGTGCTGGATTGGCtttcaacaaattttgttttgtaCCAAAGTCATGAGTATTACATAAGAACCGGTAAGTTCCTTATTGTCTTAAATTACCCACATTCTGGGTTTACTTGGCACTTACTGGTTAAATTAATTGTTAAGATCTTACCGATGATTTTGCAAAGTACTGCTCATATGCTGCATGCACCATAATTTGTTAAGAACAATTTGATAAAGAAGCATCAATTTGTTAAATGATGATGTGACCATCAAAATGTAGATGAGCCAGGCAGCTAGCTGAGGTGGTGTTGCATGTATTAGTTACCTTTTAAAGTTAAAACCATAGTGATGTAATATTAAGCAAAACTGCTTAATTACATCAAGATTTGATGTACATATGTATGGTAGGGGGTGTATCAGATGAGAATATCTATAATTGATTTTTGGCAATAGATGAGAGGATCTGTCagtatatttttgtttcttttctcaCCATCATACATGAAATCTGGAGTTGGTGTTACTTTTCATAATTATGAAATTTCTTCTGATTATGGAATGTTACAGACTTTGCTCAGGTTAGTCCCATTAACCGTTAAGAATTTCCTAACTCAAATATTATGTTTCAGCTTCCATTGTCATTGAGGAGTTTGGTCACCGAGAGGAGTATGGACCTTTATTTGTCACCACATTTGAAAGGTTTACTCATGCAGCTTCTGTAATGGCTCTAACTTCCTCCTACGTATGTGACCAAGAACCTGACTTAGTGGAGGCCTACACCAATTTTGCATCTACATTTATTCGTTCCTGTAACAAggttttcattattattattgttatcttgTGGGCATTGGTTCCAGATTCTAGTGATGATGAGAACTGGTCACAATCTGTTCTTTATCATTTCAGAGATTTATTATGTGGGAGAAATGAAGTCTGCATATTAAAATGAGTATGATGATTTATTTCAGGATGCCCTTTCATCCTGTGGTTCTCTTCTTGAAGTTTCTATCCAAAAAGCTGCTATATGCTGCACAGCAATGCACCGCGGAGCTGCCCTGGCCGCAATGTCATATTTATCTTGTAAGAAATATCTGCTTGTTATCCTCCTTGTTACGCACTTACAACTTGATATTTGGTGGGAAGTTTGTGAGTGTTTTTATtgttctaaatttctttttaaatctGAGATTATTTTAAgctttccattttttttctgtGGGTTTGACTAAGCTCACTTTTAAGAATATTAGAAATAGAAagcttaaatgaaaaaaaataaaataaaatcttcaaCGATTAATTAAATTGGAAGAAATAAATTTCTATTTCTACTCTGTTAACAAGTGTTCTAAGAATACTCATTAGCTaaaccttttattttctttgtaaagAGGATCACTTTTTTCctatatctttttattatctCTTTCTGTTATGAAATATCTTGCCTCATCTgataaaaggggaaaaaaaaagtaattgtcAATTGAAAGTTGGCTCTAGTTTGATATCTTGGATCACAACGGTAACTTGTAAATTTTAAAGTAAATGCATTTCCGCGCAGAGGGAATGGTATGAATAAAGACTAGTATATAATTCTATAAAAACGAAGGATATCCTATGCTTATGAAAATATTGTAGCTGACTCGCATTAGCAATAAATCTTGATCTTCTACTAATCTCAGAAACAATCGCCATAATAATTAACTTTCGAACAAGGTTCCTTTATAAGGGTGCCTTCTGATTTGATCTGGTGAAGGTCATGATGcaattcaaattaaatcaagAGTTGATATATACATACATGCTAATTTTAGAGACAAGCTCACTTTTGAAGAGCTTTCTTCCAACTTTGTAGACCGAGTATCTTTCACATTATATATGCATCTCTTATTAAATGTGGTCTATTTTTACTATGCTCTTCAGGTTTCTTAGACGTGGGCCTTGTCACGCTGTTAGAACATAGTAATTGTATTCTTGAAGGGTCATTCAACGCCACAACCATCCATGTCATTTCTCACAGTGGTGAGGGGCTTGTATCCAATGTGGTATATGCTTTACTTGGTGTATCTGCAATGTCCCGGGTAAGTTGTCACATGTAAAAGTATTACCTATACCTATTTTATCTTGTCACATGTAAAAGTATTACCTATacctattttctttctttgggATAGAATATAAAGTTCTCTATCCCATTTCTTTTTTCCACTGAGGCTGATGTGCATACCGTTTAGAGTGAGAGAGCTGTTAAGAATGGGTTAGCAAGGTTTGGTTGATGGTGTGTGGTGGTTTTAGTTTCTGATCTTCAATTTGCTGATGGCAATTATGCAGTTGATCCTTCCCTTGATAATTTTATATGCCTTTCACCTGACATTGTTCATGTTGATAACCCAGAATTTTGAATGGTTCATgtactttataatttttatttttacccttccCTCTCCCCAGCTTTCTTCATATGATTTCAATATTAATTGATCTTTTAGCTTAGATACATggaatcttttaaattttgatgaaaaatagattaaaaaattatgtttacaTGATAGGTTCACAAATGTGCAACAATTCTTCAACAACTGGCTGCAATTTGCACATTATCCGAAAGAACAACATTGAAGTCTATACTTTGCTGGCAAACTCTGCATGGATGGCTACAGTCAGCAGTCTCtctgtatttattattattcctttaatatgttttattgttttatttgacTCTTGCTATATGGAAACCAGCAGTTAGAATTGAGACTTGAAACCGAACATGATCATAGAAAGAAATGTTTGGTTTGTAAAATGGGAATTGGAGGTTTGATTTGCTAgcattctattttctttcaaaagaaaaatgcaacACGCTCTTATGGGTTCTGATGTTATGCCTATCTGCATGGCCATTGGCATTAAACTCTGATCCAATGTTGTGTTAACTGATTCATCTCTGTCCTAATTGTTTACCATCTATTAGGCAGTTTTGTTCTGAATTTATTTNNNNNNNNNNNNNNNNNNNNNNNNNNNNNNNNNNNNNNNNNNNNNNNNNNNNNNNNNNNNNNNNNNNNNNNNNNNNNNNNNNNNNNNNNNNNNNNNNNNNNNNNNNNNNNNNGAGACCTTGGTGCCACTTTGGTCAAAGGCCCTTGTTGATGCAGCCGCTGATTATCTCGAGAGCAAGAACTCCAATGGATTGAAGAGTAATTACGGGCATATGCAAGGGAAGGGTGGCAGAGTTTTAAAGCGCCTTGTTCGGGAATTTGCCGATTCTCACCGGAATATACCAAATCTAACTTGAAGACATGACAATGTGA
This portion of the Arachis duranensis cultivar V14167 chromosome 6, aradu.V14167.gnm2.J7QH, whole genome shotgun sequence genome encodes:
- the LOC107494556 gene encoding transportin MOS14 (The sequence of the model RefSeq protein was modified relative to this genomic sequence to represent the inferred CDS: added 42 bases not found in genome assembly) encodes the protein MELAVKVAEAVHVLNHDTQSCNRVAANQWLVQFQQTHAAWDVATAILTADRRHNPLPSNFEVEFFAAQILKRKIQNEGYLLQLEAKDALLNALLVAVRRFSTGPPQLLTQICLALSALVLQVVAHGNPIQQLFYSLQNLQSQDNGNIAVLEMLTVLPEEVVDNERPDSKISSLQKSHYTQELLSHTPMVLDFLLQQSELSFDGSVQQHERNRKILRCLLSWVRAGCFSEISQGTLPAHPLLNFVFNSLQVPSSFDLAVEVLIELVSRHEGVPQGLLCRVHYLKEVLLLPALTRGDMKIIGGLACLLSEIGQAAPSLIVEASPEALALADALLSCVAFPCEDWEIADSTLQFWSSLASYILCLDEDGAKHRKHVEETFSPVFSALLDSLLLRSQVYFQSVCIIHYLLLKKSASLFVCFVFVCCWHRRVIELPDGLVHFRMNLVELFVDICHLLGSSIFIQKLFIAGWASPNLPIPWKEVESKLFALNAAADVIIQNGQSFDFSMVMQIVTMLSTKPSDGLKGFNCIVYRSLAEVIGSYSKWISSFKENFRPLLLFLAIGISEPLSSNACASTLRKVCEDASIVIYEPSNLEVLMWIGEGLDKWHLSMEDEEEVMNAISLILSSVPNRELKSNLLARFLSSSYEAIGKLVDPETSHSLKQSPASYMQVLNAASRGLHRMGTVFNHLSISAVAEPAADDSILSLLRVFWPILEKVFSSEHMESSNLSMAACRALSLAIQSSGQHFATLLPKVLDWLSTNFVLYQSHEYYIRTASIVIEEFGHREEYGPLFVTTFERFTHAASVMALTSSYVCDQEPDLVEAYTNFASTFIRSCNKDALSSCGSLLEVSIQKAAICCTAMHRGAALAAMSYLSCFLDVGLVTLLEHSNCILEGSFNATTIHVISHSGEGLVSNVVYALLGVSAMSRVHKCATILQQLAAICTLSERTTLKSILCWQTLHGWLQSAVQALPAEYLNHGEAETLVPLWSKALVDAAADYLESKNSNGLKSNYGHMQGKGGRVLKRLVREFADSHRNIPNLT